One segment of Triticum aestivum cultivar Chinese Spring chromosome 2A, IWGSC CS RefSeq v2.1, whole genome shotgun sequence DNA contains the following:
- the LOC123191515 gene encoding MEIOTIC F-BOX protein MOF, with translation MEVSRKAKRAGGGFDDRLSDLPDCLLHDILSRLKARQVVQTCVLSRRWQHLWPTCPCLDVDIGEFRPDATLSPHPWPPTPAQRGNYGKEPQELADFEDFANSLLVHRIRSAGAAPLQTLRLRIPPCGFRVLPIYGSEIYAAKYTRWVRRGLQCSPAALDVRGSVTLPPLASHRLTSLRLDQVILHRDFAEHLASGLPVLEDLQITGTMLSAALPRIASGTLKNLVVESSTHNSESLTFTIAAPRLASLHLAVNFQCLIYFAVVLEEAPCLVQASVRLVGTPDLRHKQGDGYYLQHDRDLLRALCNFIGSLSHVCTLKLHGFGNMTVVEQPIPHAPPPGAQFFQHQPEMLHPYIPLVPPPGPFFFPDQPPMPAQPLAEDKFPCPMLHAMLDEEHHGLPVFRSMRTLVLEDSEIGGDAQTLWRFLHNAPLLEKLTLKNCQCHDQFPNTSMMELLPRTISLTPNLKSVAIIEGDSDGSIRGANERGLDVHDVR, from the exons ATGGAAGTCTCGAGGAAGGCCAAGCGTGCCGGCGGCGGCTTCGACGACCGGCTGAGCGACctgccggactgcctcctccatgACATCCTGTCGCGCCTCAAGGCCCGGCAGGTCGTTCAGACGTGCGTGCTGTCGCGGCGGTGGCAGCACCTCTGGCCCACGTGCCCGTGCCTCGACGTCGACATCGGCGAGTTCCGCCCCGATGCGACTCTAAGTCCCCACCCGTGGCCGCCGACCCCCGCCCAGCGCGGTAACTACGGGAAGGAGCCGCAGGAGCTGGCCGACTTTGAGGATTTCGCCAACAGCCTTCTGGTCCATCGGATCCGGAGCGCCGGCGCTGCGCCCCTGCAAACCCTGCGGCTGCGCATCCCTCCGTG TGGGTTCAGAGTCCTGCCGATCTACGGCAGCGAGATCTACGCGGCCAAGTACACGAGGTGGGTGCGTCGCGGCCTCCAGTGCTCCCCGGCGGCGCTCGACGTGCGCGGCTCCGTCACGCTGCCCCCTCTAGCCTCCCACCGCCTCACGAGCCTGCGCCTCGACCAGGTGATCCTCCACCGTGATTTCGCGGAGCACCTCGCCTCCGGGCTCCCCGTGCTGGAAGACCTGCAGATCACCGGCACCATGTTATCAGCAGCGCTCCCGAGGATCGCGTCCGGCACGCTAAAAAACCTCGTGGTCGAATCCTCCACCCACAACAGCGAGAGCCTGACCTTCACCATCGCCGCCCCTAGACTCGCGTCGCTGCACCTCGCCGTGAACTTCCAGTGCCTCATCTACTTCGCCGTCGTCCTCGAGGAGGCGCCTTGCCTCGTCCAAGCATCCGTCCGCCTGGTAGGGACGCCTGATCTCCGGCACAAACAGGGGGACGGCTACTACCTTCAGCATGACAGGGATCTGCTCAGGGCTCTGTGCAACTTCATCGGCTCTCTGTCCCACGTCTGCACCCTGAAGCTGCACGGCTTTGGCAACATG ACAGTAGTTGAGCAACCTATACCCCATGCTCCACCTCCTGGAGCTCAATTCTTTCAACATCAGCCGGAGATGCTGCACCCGTATATACCTCTTGTTCCACCACCTGGACCATTCTTCTTTCCAGATCAGCCGCCGATGCCGGCACAGCCACTCGCCGAGGACAAGTTCCCTTGTCCAATGTTGCACGCGATGCTCGACGAGGAGCACCACGGGTTACCGGTGTTTCGCAGCATGAGGACCTTGGTCCTTGAGGATTCCGAGATTGGAGGCGATGCTCAGACGCTCTGGCGTTTTCTGCATAATGCTCCTCTCCTAGAGAAGCTCACTCTAAAGAACTGTCAG TGCCATGATCAGTTCCCAAACACTTCAATGATGGAGCTACTACCTCGGACCATATCCCTCACCCCCAACCTGAAGTCGGTGGCAATCATCGAGGGCGACAGCGATGGGAGCATACGCGGAGCAAACGAACGAGGTCTTGACGTCCATGATGTTAGGTAG